TTCAAGGGCTTTTTCCAGGGCCAAAACTCCTATTTCCCGAATATCTTCCAGATTAACCCTGTATTTACCAATAGTTGGTCCTTTATCACCTTGCACACTGGCCAGGATTCCTTTTCGACCAGAGGCTATGTCCAGGATATGAAATCCTGTTCTTTTACCATTTTCCAGTATTGCCGGGCAGTGCATTCCCCCAATGGAATATCCCTGGGCCCGAACCTTGTTTTCTATTTTAAAGAGGATGGTGGTTTTACCCACTCCAGGGGAACCGGTTATCAGTATGTTCATGGTATCCAGATGTGATCTTGTAAGAGATTTATGACCTTAAAGGCAGCGATTAAAAAATTTTAAGTATAAAAAAAGGGAATCCTCATCAGATGATGTTCTTTAGGGTAGTGGAGAAGAAAATGAATCCTAAAACCAGGCCCATCAAGAGTGCCATTACTAAAAATAGAACAATTGTGCCGGTCATAGAGCTCTTTTTCTCTTGCGATCCGTAATATTCGTCCAGATCATAACCTCTTTTCACTTTATTCCCCCGTTTATAATAATTTTTATTAGAATTTGATTTATAACCCTTATTTTTTTTATGTCGGTTATAATAACCCTTATCCCCCTCATATTTTCTTTTATAAGGTTTTTTATTTTCATATCCGTTATCATACTCCTTATTATAACCCCTCTCACCAGAATCATACTTATTATCTGACTCATATCCCTGTTTGTAACCTTTGCCTCTTCCAGGAGTCTGTTTAGTAGGAGATGAATACGGATTACTTTGATTAGTGTCCGGGTGATCATCAGTATGGTCCTCAGTTAGGTGGTATTCTTTAAAATCGGCACCCTGATGATCTAACTGATTATGATCCTTATTTTTGTCTTTAAAATTATCAAAATCCTTATATTCTCCAACTATCTCATCATTTTCATGATATGCTTCATATGGATCTTTATCATAGTCATCCCAATCCTGATAGGGTTCCTGGAAGCTCTCCTCTTCAGGGGAGTATCCACCACGCAGATACTTCTGCTGGAGAGGCTTCTCACTAGAGTTGAAAACTTCCCGACCACAGTTAGGGCAGTACCTCTCCTTTTTCCCTATTCGAGCACCACAATTTTCACATATCATCCTGAACCACACATACCATCCCCAGATCTGGAAGTGTTTAATTGCGATTTTCAATTGGGCTTTATGGTAATAATAAGAACCATTACGCCAAATTTCATATAATTTATGATTATAATTTTATCTAAACATACATAAATCATTTTCCAGTTAAAATAAGATGGTATTACCACGGAAAAGCCATTCCCTAAAAATTATAATTAATAGGTTAAGACATGTGCAGGCAACTATTTTTTTAAAAACAATTTCAGGCGACCTATCATTTATTAGCATTATCCATCAAATAATAGTAAGAAGGGGGTATTTCTTTATGGATAATGAGAGCAGAAGGAAAATAATTGCCGAGTCGCCCATTACCTTTGGGGGTTTGAAGAAGCTAAATATTGGTGCCGGTGCACTGCACCTTATCCAGGGGTTGATCATGATTGCCCTGGGTTTGTGGTTGACCTGGACACAGGATATCTACACTTTCTATATTAAATTTAAGATACTGTCCCTTGCACCACCAAGTTTTCAAATTGCACCTGATCCAACTGTTGCTTTCACAGTCAGCTACCTGGGAGTTATACTTGCCTCGTTTTTACTGATTTCAGCCATTGCCCATTTCACCATTGCCTTTTTAAAGAACAAAAGTTACAATGAAAACCTTAAAAAGGGCATGAATCCCTACCGCTGGTTCGAATACTTCTTCTCCAGTTCCATCATGCTGGTAATCATTGCTACCTTTGTAGGAGTGTGGGATTTATGGTCGCTGGTGATGATCTTCGTTCTCAACGCGGTTACCATGCTGTGCGGATACCTGATGGAAAAGATCAATTACTACACCAAAGAAACAGACTGGTCCGCCTATCTGGTGGGATGTCTCTCGGGATTTGTTCCCTGGATAGTGCTGGCTGCCTATTTCATCGCCGCCCTGGGATCCACTGAAACCAATCCACCGACCTTTGTCTACGCCATACTGGCCATATACTTCATAATGTTCAACACTTTCTCCATTAACATGGTCCTCCAGTATAAAGGTGTGGGAAAA
This DNA window, taken from Methanobacterium formicicum, encodes the following:
- a CDS encoding NTPase: MNILITGSPGVGKTTILFKIENKVRAQGYSIGGMHCPAILENGKRTGFHILDIASGRKGILASVQGDKGPTIGKYRVNLEDIREIGVLALEKALETSDYMFIDEIAPMELKSSSFSPVVWEVLESKKPVVAVIHQRSRHPFILKVKNREDVVIFNLTVENRNQVLEEILGLLECISAE
- a CDS encoding zinc ribbon domain-containing protein; protein product: MICENCGARIGKKERYCPNCGREVFNSSEKPLQQKYLRGGYSPEEESFQEPYQDWDDYDKDPYEAYHENDEIVGEYKDFDNFKDKNKDHNQLDHQGADFKEYHLTEDHTDDHPDTNQSNPYSSPTKQTPGRGKGYKQGYESDNKYDSGERGYNKEYDNGYENKKPYKRKYEGDKGYYNRHKKNKGYKSNSNKNYYKRGNKVKRGYDLDEYYGSQEKKSSMTGTIVLFLVMALLMGLVLGFIFFSTTLKNII
- the heR gene encoding heliorhodopsin HeR, which gives rise to MDNESRRKIIAESPITFGGLKKLNIGAGALHLIQGLIMIALGLWLTWTQDIYTFYIKFKILSLAPPSFQIAPDPTVAFTVSYLGVILASFLLISAIAHFTIAFLKNKSYNENLKKGMNPYRWFEYFFSSSIMLVIIATFVGVWDLWSLVMIFVLNAVTMLCGYLMEKINYYTKETDWSAYLVGCLSGFVPWIVLAAYFIAALGSTETNPPTFVYAILAIYFIMFNTFSINMVLQYKGVGKWKDYLYGERVYIILSLIAKTALAWLTFVGIFAP